In one window of Macadamia integrifolia cultivar HAES 741 chromosome 2, SCU_Mint_v3, whole genome shotgun sequence DNA:
- the LOC122059939 gene encoding uncharacterized protein LOC122059939, with protein sequence MASSCTSVTGGSYFKTCELRSTKLSSLGHPPRVAYQKKFNQSGSNRKLSVRAEYNDGGRGGGGDFIAGFFLGGALFGTLAYVFAPQIRRAVLNEDEYGFRRARRPIYYDEGLEKTRQTLNAKISQLNSAIDNVSSRLRGGKNVVNEPMENDAEVEATM encoded by the exons ATGGCGTCTTCCTGCACTTCTGTCACTG GTGGATCTTATTTCAAGACTTGTGAACTCCGGTCAACGAAGCTCAGTTCTTTAGGGCACCCACCTAGAGTGGCATATCAAAAGAAATTCAATCAGTCTGGATCCAATCGTAAATTATCTGTTCGTGCAGAATACAA TGATGGGGGTAGAGGTGGTGGCGGTGATTTCATTGCTGGGTTCTTTCTAGGAGGTGCTTTGTTTGGAACACTGGCATATGTCTTTGCTCcacag ATTAGGAGAGCTGTTCTAAATGAAGATGAATATGGCTTCCGAAGGGCTAGGCGACCTATATATTATGATGAAGGCCTAGAG AAGACCAGGCAGACCTTGAATGCAAAAATAAGCCAACTCAATTCAGCCATTGACAACGTCTCATCACGGTTGAGAGGTGGAAAAAATGTTGTCAACGAGCCAATGGAAAACGATGCAGAAGTAGAGGCTACCATGTAG